The following are from one region of the Alicyclobacillus fastidiosus genome:
- a CDS encoding ornithine--oxo-acid transaminase, producing MTTTSHSQELMDLTDKYGAKNYQPLPIVIHRADRIWVEDPEGNRYMDMLSAYSALNQGHRHPRIIQALRDQADLVTLTSRAFHSDKLGPFYKKLSQLTNKDTILPMNTGAEAVETAVKAARRWAYDVKHIPDNQAEIIVSEGNFHGRTVTAVSMSSHAEYQRGFGPLTPGFKVVPYGDLEALKAAITPNTAAFITEPIQGEAGIVIPPAGFLHAAYNLCKQNQVLFIADEIQTGFGRTGKLFACEWENVDPDVYILGKALGGGVFPVSAVAADREVLDVFEPGSHGSTFGGNPLGAAVAIASMEVIVDEHLADRSRELGEFFIEELRAIDNPHIVEVRGRGLFIGLELDEPARPYCEALMNEGLLCKETHDNVIRFAPPLVIQQKELEDALARIRKVMAR from the coding sequence GGATCCAGAAGGCAACCGGTACATGGATATGCTCAGCGCGTACTCGGCGCTCAACCAGGGCCACAGACACCCACGGATCATTCAGGCGCTGCGCGACCAAGCAGATCTCGTCACCTTGACGTCGCGTGCCTTTCACAGCGATAAACTGGGGCCATTCTACAAAAAATTGTCTCAGTTGACCAACAAGGACACGATTCTGCCGATGAACACAGGTGCCGAAGCAGTGGAGACTGCGGTGAAGGCCGCCCGTCGCTGGGCATACGACGTCAAACACATACCTGATAATCAGGCGGAGATCATCGTGAGTGAAGGGAATTTCCATGGGCGGACAGTGACCGCGGTCTCGATGTCCTCACACGCCGAGTACCAGCGCGGATTCGGCCCGTTGACGCCAGGGTTCAAGGTCGTGCCGTACGGAGATCTCGAAGCGCTCAAAGCGGCTATCACCCCAAACACCGCCGCCTTCATCACGGAACCGATCCAAGGCGAAGCTGGTATCGTCATTCCTCCTGCCGGATTCCTGCACGCGGCGTACAACTTGTGCAAACAAAATCAGGTCCTCTTCATCGCCGACGAGATCCAAACGGGTTTCGGTCGCACAGGCAAGTTGTTCGCCTGTGAGTGGGAGAATGTCGATCCGGACGTATACATCCTTGGCAAAGCACTAGGTGGCGGTGTCTTCCCCGTCTCTGCAGTGGCCGCAGACCGGGAGGTCCTCGACGTGTTCGAGCCAGGTTCGCACGGCTCCACTTTCGGCGGCAACCCGCTCGGCGCGGCCGTGGCCATCGCGTCGATGGAGGTCATCGTCGACGAACATCTGGCAGATCGGTCTCGTGAACTCGGCGAGTTCTTCATTGAAGAACTGCGGGCGATCGACAACCCGCATATCGTGGAAGTCCGCGGGCGCGGTTTGTTCATCGGCTTGGAACTCGATGAACCAGCCCGCCCTTATTGTGAGGCGCTGATGAACGAGGGACTTCTCTGTAAGGAGACACACGACAACGTCATTCGCTTCGCACCACCGCTTGTCATCCAACAAAAGGAATTGGAGGATGCACTCGCACGCATCCGAAAAGTCATGGCGCGTTAG
- the cyoE gene encoding heme o synthase: MQSRNVDLLQFSVLILWKHEWEHAPDNAGAVGETLKKLVEKEVICMQANGVALDDSRVQELAAKATFRDYMSIMKWGITIANLLAAFAGMWVASHGHPSPLALLFTLVGTALVVAGGAALNNYYDRDIDQVMDRTKHKRAVAQGKVAPGAALAIGLSMSAVGLGVLYFFIDWQAAACAFVGLFVYSYLYTVWFKRHTTLNTVLGGVSGAMPPLIGWAAGSGGSLGLGAWALFFTFFLWQPPHFLPLAMKKTEDYRAAGIPMLPVVRGFRETKRQIVIYTAAMVPVSLMLTTLHYEGWIYFVVMAVLGLIFLVQAIRGLFVPADQDLIWANKVFRFSLVYLMALCIVLVVSVSIL; this comes from the coding sequence GTGCAATCGAGGAACGTGGATTTGTTGCAGTTCAGCGTCCTTATTTTATGGAAACACGAGTGGGAGCACGCGCCGGACAACGCTGGCGCAGTAGGGGAAACCCTCAAAAAGTTGGTTGAAAAGGAAGTGATTTGCATGCAGGCAAATGGGGTTGCGCTCGATGATTCCCGCGTTCAGGAACTCGCGGCGAAAGCCACATTTCGTGATTATATGTCGATTATGAAGTGGGGCATCACCATCGCCAATTTGTTGGCGGCGTTTGCGGGCATGTGGGTGGCCTCGCACGGCCATCCATCACCGTTGGCACTATTATTTACGCTCGTCGGAACCGCGCTCGTCGTGGCGGGCGGCGCGGCGTTGAACAACTACTACGACCGGGATATCGATCAAGTGATGGACCGCACGAAACACAAGCGCGCCGTCGCGCAAGGCAAAGTTGCACCGGGTGCGGCGCTCGCCATCGGACTGTCGATGAGTGCAGTCGGACTTGGCGTGCTCTATTTCTTCATCGATTGGCAGGCTGCAGCGTGTGCGTTCGTTGGCTTGTTCGTCTACTCGTACCTGTACACCGTCTGGTTTAAGCGCCATACGACCTTGAATACGGTACTCGGCGGCGTATCTGGTGCGATGCCGCCATTGATCGGTTGGGCGGCAGGCAGCGGCGGATCGCTTGGACTCGGTGCGTGGGCGCTGTTCTTCACGTTCTTCCTGTGGCAGCCGCCACACTTTTTGCCGCTCGCGATGAAGAAGACAGAGGATTACCGCGCAGCGGGAATTCCGATGCTTCCCGTCGTTCGCGGATTTCGCGAAACCAAACGGCAGATCGTGATTTACACTGCGGCAATGGTGCCTGTGTCGTTGATGTTGACGACGCTGCACTACGAAGGCTGGATCTACTTTGTGGTAATGGCCGTGTTGGGTCTTATTTTCCTGGTCCAAGCTATCCGCGGGCTGTTCGTCCCAGCCGATCAGGACCTCATTTGGGCCAATAAAGTGTTCCGCTTCTCGCTGGTGTACCTGATGGCACTTTGTATCGTCTTGGTCGTATCCGTATCGATTCTCTAA
- a CDS encoding MraY family glycosyltransferase, translated as MPLWLSGVIAFLVAFVLAPRMRALAIKWNFVDLPNDRKIHREPLPLLGGAAMFAGVIAVALMAFFWHNWLHTPYLGVMIGATLLFGIGILDDFFKTRGKDFSVSIRFGVQILAALLIPLFGGGIQGFTAPLGGHHYVGLSTVFSVIITVLWVVGVTNVFNFLDGVDGLAAGIAAISATTLFFIAIVKGDSMSAWFAIAVTGAAVGFLRHNFYPARIIMGDAGSTVLGYLLAAIASVGAFKSATVISIGVPVLALGVPIFDAVRVVLMRAKAGKPVYKPDKSHVHHHLLRAGLSQVQTVTVVYLISACFSLVSMIVLLLTR; from the coding sequence ATGCCTTTGTGGCTGTCGGGCGTGATCGCGTTCTTGGTAGCCTTTGTTTTAGCGCCCCGAATGCGCGCGCTGGCCATCAAGTGGAATTTTGTCGATCTCCCCAACGACCGAAAAATACACCGCGAGCCTTTGCCTCTGCTCGGAGGCGCAGCGATGTTCGCCGGCGTCATCGCCGTCGCGCTGATGGCTTTCTTTTGGCATAACTGGTTGCACACGCCGTATCTCGGCGTGATGATCGGCGCAACTTTGCTGTTTGGAATCGGCATATTGGATGACTTCTTCAAAACGCGAGGCAAGGATTTTTCAGTCTCCATTCGATTCGGCGTACAGATTCTGGCAGCACTCTTAATTCCACTGTTCGGCGGAGGTATTCAGGGATTTACCGCGCCGCTAGGCGGCCATCACTACGTGGGACTGTCGACGGTCTTCTCCGTCATCATCACGGTGCTCTGGGTCGTCGGAGTCACCAACGTGTTTAACTTTCTCGATGGTGTCGACGGCTTGGCGGCAGGCATCGCAGCGATTTCTGCGACGACCTTATTCTTCATCGCTATCGTGAAGGGCGATTCCATGTCCGCCTGGTTCGCCATCGCCGTCACAGGTGCCGCCGTCGGCTTTTTGCGGCACAACTTCTACCCGGCGCGAATCATCATGGGCGACGCTGGCTCGACTGTGCTAGGTTATTTGCTGGCCGCCATCGCCTCGGTGGGCGCGTTCAAATCCGCAACCGTGATCTCGATTGGGGTCCCCGTCCTCGCACTCGGCGTGCCCATCTTCGACGCCGTTCGCGTGGTGCTCATGCGCGCCAAAGCTGGTAAGCCGGTCTATAAGCCCGATAAGAGCCACGTGCACCATCACCTGCTGCGCGCAGGGTTGTCGCAGGTGCAGACGGTCACCGTCGTGTATCTGATCAGCGCGTGTTTCTCATTGGTCTCGATGATCGTGCTCTTGTTGACGCGCTGA
- a CDS encoding class I SAM-dependent RNA methyltransferase yields MQPWNLVATCAFGLEALTARELQNLGYETKSENGLVRFTGDDHAIARSNLWLRTAERVFIELASFEATTFEDLFQGVLAIPWEDILPKNAEFPVVGKSVKSILHSVPACQSITKKAVVERLKRTYQQESFEESGALYRIEVAINKDVATIRLDTSGNGLHRRGYRKLNATAPLRETLAAALVLLSRWDAHRPFWDPMCGSGTIAIEAALYGLRRAPGALRSFASEAWPTLADEAFPEARDEAADLARHVDLNIVASDVDTEVLELTNRHLQLADLDGLIEVRKADARRTQPDDEYGCIISNPPYGERLMTVDETERLYRAIGKNFRTLDSWSVFILTSNPSFERLYGAKADKRRKLYNGRIETQLFQYLGPLPPRPPKA; encoded by the coding sequence ATGCAACCTTGGAACCTTGTCGCAACCTGTGCATTTGGGCTCGAAGCGCTGACCGCTCGCGAGTTGCAGAACTTAGGCTACGAAACGAAGAGTGAAAACGGGCTCGTCCGCTTTACCGGCGACGACCATGCCATCGCCCGCAGCAATCTCTGGCTGCGGACGGCTGAACGCGTGTTTATTGAACTGGCTTCCTTTGAGGCAACCACCTTCGAAGACCTCTTTCAAGGAGTCCTCGCCATCCCCTGGGAGGATATTCTGCCAAAGAACGCAGAGTTCCCTGTCGTGGGAAAATCGGTAAAGTCGATCTTACATAGCGTACCAGCGTGTCAAAGTATCACCAAAAAGGCGGTCGTAGAACGACTGAAGCGCACCTACCAGCAAGAGTCATTCGAAGAGTCGGGCGCGCTCTATCGGATCGAAGTGGCAATCAACAAGGACGTCGCCACCATCCGCCTCGACACGAGTGGCAATGGCCTCCATCGCCGCGGCTATCGCAAACTCAACGCCACGGCGCCGCTGCGCGAGACGCTCGCAGCCGCACTCGTGTTGCTCAGCCGGTGGGACGCCCACCGCCCCTTCTGGGATCCGATGTGCGGTTCCGGGACCATCGCTATCGAGGCGGCGCTCTACGGCCTGCGTCGGGCACCTGGTGCGTTGCGCTCGTTTGCATCGGAGGCGTGGCCGACGCTAGCGGACGAAGCGTTTCCGGAAGCGCGCGACGAGGCGGCAGATCTCGCCCGTCACGTCGACCTGAACATCGTGGCCTCCGACGTCGATACAGAAGTCCTCGAACTGACAAACCGTCACCTCCAATTGGCAGACCTCGACGGCTTGATCGAGGTTCGCAAAGCGGATGCGCGGCGCACCCAGCCAGACGACGAATACGGGTGTATCATCAGCAATCCGCCGTACGGCGAACGCCTGATGACCGTCGATGAGACGGAACGGCTGTATCGAGCCATCGGCAAGAACTTTCGCACGCTCGATAGCTGGTCGGTGTTCATTCTCACGTCTAACCCCTCCTTTGAGCGCCTATACGGGGCAAAGGCGGACAAGCGCCGGAAACTCTACAACGGGCGCATCGAAACCCAACTCTTCCAGTATCTTGGTCCGCTTCCGCCGCGGCCGCCCAAAGCGTGA
- the acnA gene encoding aconitate hydratase AcnA: MGTNHNLFESKQTLNVGQQSFTYYRLNSVQDQGVADISRLPFSIKILLEAVLRQFDGRVITEDHVRQLANWNATAPEKADVPFKPARILLQDFTGVPVVVDLAALRSAMHRLGGNPDRINPLVPVDLVIDHSVQVDAFGSDAALEFNINREFERNEERYKFLRWAAKSFDNFSAVPPGTGIVHQVNLEYLAKVVQQRQVNGDVVVFPDSLVGTDSHTTMINGIGVLGWGVGGIEAEACMLGQPLYLLQPEVIGFKLTGRLPEGATATDLALTVVNMLRKKGVVGKFVEFYGSGLSNISLADRATIANMGPEYGATMGFFPVDQESLNYMRSTGRDEDLISLVETYTKEQGIFRTDDMADPVFTDTLELDLGDVQPSMAGPKRPQDKIFLKDMKSTFETALDKPMSEGGFGLSDEARNKVGTVKYEDGSTAELRQGATVIAAITSCTNTSNPSVMLGAGLVAKKAAEKGLTTPKYVKTSLAPGSRVVTDYLEKANLLTPLAELGFDVVGYGCTTCIGNSGPLPDEVSQTIQENDLLVSAVLSGNRNFEGRIHSLVKANYLASPPLVVAYALAGTVDIDLTTEPLGKDRDGNDVYLKDIWPSNQEVQDTVREVISPEMFRAQYEGVFDSNERWNQLETAQGRLYDWDEQSTYIQEPPFFVGLTADVPDIAEINDARVLALLGDSVTTDHISPAGNIAQKSPAGHYLQERGIEPYDFNSYGSRRGNHEVMMRGTFANIRIRNQVAPGTEGGVTTYFPTGEVMSIYDASMKYQADKQALVVIAGKEYGTGSSRDWAAKGTFLLGVKAVIAESFERIHRSNLVGMGVLPLQFKNGESASSLGITGTEKFTILGLSNDLQPRSEVTVQATREDGSSFTFQTDVRLDSDIEVEYYRNGGILQTVLRNFVREEQNA; this comes from the coding sequence ATGGGAACGAATCATAATCTGTTTGAGTCCAAACAGACGTTGAACGTCGGTCAGCAATCATTTACTTACTACCGTCTGAACTCCGTTCAGGATCAAGGCGTTGCTGACATCTCCCGCCTCCCGTTTTCCATCAAGATTCTGTTGGAAGCGGTATTGCGTCAATTTGATGGCCGCGTGATCACGGAAGATCACGTTCGTCAGTTGGCGAACTGGAACGCGACTGCCCCGGAAAAGGCGGATGTTCCGTTTAAGCCGGCTCGTATCCTGTTGCAGGACTTCACAGGGGTACCGGTCGTCGTGGACCTCGCCGCACTTCGCTCCGCGATGCATCGCCTCGGCGGAAACCCGGACCGCATTAATCCGCTCGTCCCGGTAGATCTAGTCATCGACCACTCCGTCCAGGTCGACGCATTCGGCTCGGACGCTGCACTCGAATTCAACATCAACCGCGAGTTTGAGCGAAATGAAGAACGATATAAGTTCCTCCGCTGGGCCGCAAAGTCGTTTGATAACTTTAGCGCAGTCCCTCCTGGTACTGGTATCGTTCACCAAGTCAACCTCGAGTATCTCGCGAAGGTCGTTCAACAGCGCCAGGTCAATGGCGACGTCGTCGTCTTCCCGGACAGCTTGGTCGGTACGGACTCGCACACCACGATGATCAACGGCATTGGCGTCCTCGGCTGGGGCGTCGGTGGCATCGAGGCGGAAGCTTGTATGCTTGGGCAACCGCTGTACCTCCTGCAACCGGAAGTCATCGGATTTAAACTCACAGGCCGCCTGCCAGAGGGCGCAACGGCAACCGATTTGGCACTCACGGTCGTCAACATGCTTCGCAAGAAGGGCGTCGTTGGCAAGTTCGTCGAGTTCTACGGTTCCGGACTTTCCAACATCAGCCTGGCGGATCGTGCGACCATCGCCAACATGGGTCCAGAGTACGGTGCGACCATGGGCTTCTTCCCAGTCGACCAAGAGTCGCTCAACTACATGCGCAGCACGGGCCGCGACGAAGACCTCATCTCGCTCGTCGAGACGTACACCAAAGAACAGGGGATCTTCCGGACGGACGACATGGCGGATCCAGTCTTCACGGACACCCTCGAACTCGATCTCGGCGACGTCCAACCGTCGATGGCGGGACCGAAACGTCCGCAGGATAAGATTTTCTTGAAGGACATGAAGTCCACTTTCGAAACGGCACTCGACAAACCGATGAGCGAAGGCGGCTTTGGCCTCTCGGACGAAGCGCGCAATAAGGTTGGCACCGTCAAGTACGAAGATGGTTCAACAGCTGAACTCCGCCAAGGTGCGACGGTGATCGCCGCCATCACGAGCTGCACAAACACGTCCAACCCGTCGGTCATGCTCGGTGCTGGTCTCGTTGCCAAGAAGGCTGCTGAAAAGGGCCTGACCACACCGAAATACGTAAAAACCAGCCTCGCGCCAGGATCTCGCGTCGTCACCGACTACCTGGAGAAGGCTAATCTGCTCACGCCGCTCGCAGAGCTCGGTTTCGACGTCGTTGGTTACGGTTGTACGACGTGTATCGGCAACAGTGGTCCACTGCCGGACGAAGTGAGTCAGACCATCCAGGAGAACGACCTGCTCGTTTCGGCTGTCCTCTCGGGTAACCGGAACTTCGAAGGCCGCATTCACTCGCTGGTCAAAGCGAACTACCTGGCGTCACCGCCGCTCGTCGTGGCCTATGCGCTCGCCGGCACAGTCGACATCGACCTCACGACCGAACCGCTCGGCAAAGATCGGGACGGCAACGACGTGTACCTGAAGGACATCTGGCCGTCGAACCAGGAAGTTCAGGACACCGTTCGCGAGGTCATCAGTCCAGAGATGTTCCGCGCTCAATACGAAGGCGTATTCGACAGCAACGAACGTTGGAATCAACTCGAGACCGCGCAAGGCCGCCTGTACGATTGGGATGAACAGTCCACATACATCCAGGAACCGCCGTTCTTCGTAGGCCTCACGGCAGATGTCCCAGACATCGCCGAGATCAACGACGCACGCGTCCTTGCCCTGTTGGGAGATTCGGTTACGACCGACCACATCTCACCGGCTGGCAACATCGCGCAAAAGAGCCCTGCTGGTCACTACCTGCAGGAACGCGGCATCGAGCCGTACGACTTCAACTCTTATGGCTCACGCCGCGGGAACCACGAAGTCATGATGCGTGGCACGTTTGCCAACATCCGGATTCGCAACCAGGTCGCGCCCGGCACCGAGGGTGGCGTAACCACCTACTTCCCGACTGGCGAAGTCATGTCCATCTACGATGCTTCGATGAAGTATCAGGCGGATAAACAAGCGCTGGTCGTCATCGCAGGCAAGGAGTACGGTACCGGCTCGTCACGTGACTGGGCAGCAAAGGGTACGTTCCTCCTCGGCGTCAAAGCGGTGATCGCCGAGAGCTTCGAGCGTATCCACCGCAGCAACCTGGTCGGTATGGGCGTACTTCCGCTTCAGTTCAAGAATGGCGAGAGTGCTTCGAGCCTCGGTATCACCGGCACGGAGAAGTTCACCATCCTAGGCCTGAGCAACGACTTGCAACCACGCTCCGAAGTGACCGTGCAAGCAACTCGGGAAGACGGGTCGTCCTTCACCTTCCAAACCGATGTGCGCCTGGACAGCGACATCGAAGTGGAATACTACCGCAATGGTGGTATCCTCCAAACGGTCCTGCGCAACTTCGTCCGCGAAGAGCAAAACGCGTAA
- a CDS encoding iron-containing alcohol dehydrogenase has product MDAFRFQNPTALYYGKGQIESHLANEVLQVGKRVLLVYGGGSIKRSGLYDKVVGILKDASVTTFELSGVEPNPRLTTVHKGVDICRTENIDLILAIGGGSVLDCAKAIAMGAKYDGDVWDIYARKGKATGALPLGTILTLAATGSEMNAGGVITNWETKEKLGGGSPYTYPRFSFCDPENTYTVPRDQTIYGACDMLAHCFEHYFHRTEHTPLQQHLIEAVIKTIIENTKAAIDHPNDYHARETLMYCSTMALNGMISMGIQGDWACHAIEHEISAIYDIPHGGGLAIIFPHWMDYTKQVNPSRFASLATNVFGVNPDGKSVDELADIAIAKVRDYYREIGAPQHLADYDIGDDQLDTMASQAVRFGEIGNFKKLNKDDVYNILKASL; this is encoded by the coding sequence ATGGATGCATTTCGCTTTCAAAATCCGACGGCTTTATATTATGGAAAGGGTCAAATCGAATCGCATTTGGCCAACGAAGTTTTGCAGGTCGGCAAACGCGTGCTGCTTGTCTATGGCGGAGGCAGCATTAAGAGAAGTGGCCTCTACGACAAGGTCGTGGGCATTTTAAAGGACGCTTCGGTGACCACGTTTGAATTGTCTGGTGTCGAGCCGAATCCGCGGTTGACAACTGTTCACAAAGGTGTCGACATTTGCCGAACCGAAAATATCGATCTTATCCTTGCCATCGGTGGAGGTTCTGTACTCGATTGTGCGAAGGCCATTGCGATGGGCGCCAAGTACGATGGCGACGTCTGGGATATATACGCTCGCAAGGGAAAAGCGACAGGTGCATTGCCCTTGGGGACGATATTGACGTTGGCGGCGACCGGATCGGAAATGAATGCCGGCGGCGTTATCACCAACTGGGAGACCAAGGAAAAGCTCGGAGGCGGCTCACCGTATACATACCCGCGGTTCTCCTTCTGCGATCCGGAAAATACGTATACCGTTCCGCGCGACCAGACCATCTATGGCGCGTGTGACATGCTCGCGCACTGTTTTGAGCACTATTTCCACAGGACGGAACATACGCCTTTGCAACAGCACCTGATCGAGGCGGTTATCAAGACCATTATCGAGAATACGAAGGCCGCCATCGATCATCCAAACGACTACCACGCTCGTGAAACACTGATGTACTGCAGCACGATGGCTTTGAATGGCATGATCAGCATGGGTATTCAGGGCGATTGGGCTTGTCACGCGATCGAGCATGAAATCAGCGCAATCTACGATATTCCGCACGGTGGTGGATTAGCGATCATCTTCCCGCACTGGATGGACTACACGAAGCAAGTGAATCCATCACGGTTCGCGAGCCTTGCGACGAACGTATTTGGCGTGAATCCAGACGGAAAGAGCGTCGACGAACTGGCCGATATCGCCATTGCCAAGGTACGTGACTACTACCGCGAAATCGGTGCGCCACAACACCTCGCCGATTACGACATCGGGGATGACCAGTTGGATACGATGGCGAGTCAGGCAGTGCGCTTTGGTGAAATAGGCAACTTTAAGAAGCTCAACAAGGATGACGTCTACAATATTTTGAAAGCTTCTCTGTAA
- a CDS encoding EamA family transporter, translated as MLGQVTAVLSAVCYALSHIFIRKGQADSSPADHGLLPVLSISALLLDFSCVIVRLVHLTSRPLDLHGIWMPVLFAALSGIIGTTLGRLALYRAMEDLGVTRGVVIKGLSPIVTLLIVLFALRQPILRGDLIGLGCLALCIVLLFIERQVDTERHIPLRIFQNSLVIAGLSAVAQGVGHTFRQFSVNGALLPLYASAIDVSVACIGYLLFLAVTRRLRPLLSHYRNSSNASLLAAGLFSALAVLLFFTAVQQIPVSTVSILAATEPVIVALFSVLFFPKLERITWWSASAAVVVAAGVVLISL; from the coding sequence ATGTTAGGACAAGTCACCGCCGTCCTCAGTGCCGTCTGTTACGCACTCTCGCATATCTTTATTCGAAAAGGGCAGGCTGACTCGTCTCCTGCCGATCACGGCCTTCTTCCCGTGCTCTCCATCAGCGCGCTGCTCCTGGACTTCAGTTGCGTCATCGTCCGCCTTGTGCACTTGACAAGCCGCCCGCTTGACCTGCACGGGATATGGATGCCGGTCCTGTTCGCCGCACTGTCCGGTATCATTGGGACGACGCTTGGTCGGCTCGCCTTGTACCGGGCGATGGAGGACCTCGGTGTGACGCGCGGGGTGGTGATCAAAGGACTTTCCCCCATTGTCACTTTACTTATCGTCCTCTTTGCGCTGCGTCAGCCTATCTTGCGAGGTGATCTGATCGGGTTGGGATGCCTCGCTCTTTGTATCGTATTGCTATTTATTGAACGGCAGGTCGACACAGAGCGCCACATACCGCTGCGAATATTCCAGAACAGCCTTGTGATTGCCGGCCTGTCCGCAGTGGCTCAGGGTGTTGGTCACACGTTTCGCCAATTCAGCGTAAACGGCGCTTTACTGCCGCTGTACGCATCAGCGATCGACGTCAGCGTGGCCTGCATCGGCTATCTGCTGTTTCTCGCGGTCACTCGACGGCTACGCCCCCTCCTGAGCCATTATCGCAATTCCTCCAACGCGAGTTTGCTCGCCGCAGGGCTGTTCTCCGCGCTGGCCGTCCTGCTCTTTTTTACGGCCGTCCAGCAGATTCCCGTCTCGACCGTATCCATTTTGGCCGCGACAGAGCCAGTCATCGTGGCGCTCTTCTCGGTCTTGTTCTTCCCCAAGTTGGAGCGCATCACGTGGTGGAGTGCGAGTGCCGCAGTCGTCGTGGCAGCCGGCGTCGTACTGATCAGTCTGTAA
- a CDS encoding NAD(P)/FAD-dependent oxidoreductase: MSRLKYDVIVVGAGPAGLMAAIAARDAGARVGLIEKGNKPGRKLGISGGGRCNVTNAKPLPELMENIPGNARFLHSALTRFSNQDIMAFFEALGIRLKEEDRGRVFPISDQAATVVKAVVDKVYTSGVDVLLDTPVARLLAQNGQMTGVRLARGQTIECAAVIVATGGCSVPKTGSTGDAYPWVQAFGHTIVQPYPTEVPLTSDEPFIVERKLQGLSLRGIDATVWDDKRKKRLTTEHGDMIFTHLGLSGPAALRCSHYVSTAKRKNQDVSLSVTLDLAPEAPRGELEQALASGRKHHPRRSIATHLGERFPERLTDFVLAKADVPANTQLANLSKPQMDCLIATIKACPIHITGTLPLEQATVTGGGVSVKEIDPKTMQSKLVRGLYFSGEVMDVHAHTGGYNITVAFSTGHLAGQSAAMQALELVTTR; encoded by the coding sequence ATGAGTCGATTGAAATATGATGTCATTGTAGTGGGTGCCGGCCCAGCCGGATTGATGGCAGCCATCGCCGCGAGGGACGCAGGCGCTCGGGTAGGCCTCATTGAAAAAGGAAACAAGCCTGGACGAAAACTAGGTATATCTGGAGGAGGCCGCTGTAACGTCACCAACGCCAAACCATTACCGGAGCTGATGGAAAACATCCCTGGTAATGCACGGTTTCTGCACTCGGCGCTCACCCGCTTTTCCAACCAAGACATCATGGCGTTTTTCGAGGCTCTGGGGATTCGCCTGAAGGAAGAGGACAGAGGCCGTGTCTTTCCCATCTCAGATCAAGCGGCAACGGTCGTTAAAGCCGTCGTGGACAAGGTCTATACCTCTGGTGTGGACGTGTTGCTCGACACGCCTGTCGCGCGCCTGCTCGCACAGAACGGTCAAATGACGGGCGTCCGGCTCGCTCGCGGTCAAACGATCGAGTGTGCTGCCGTGATCGTCGCGACCGGTGGTTGCAGTGTGCCGAAGACCGGGAGCACCGGCGACGCCTATCCTTGGGTACAGGCCTTCGGTCATACGATCGTCCAGCCATACCCGACTGAGGTTCCCTTGACCAGTGATGAGCCGTTCATCGTCGAGCGTAAACTTCAGGGTCTTTCCCTGCGTGGCATCGACGCAACAGTCTGGGACGACAAGCGGAAAAAACGGCTCACGACGGAGCATGGCGACATGATATTTACCCACCTCGGTCTGAGTGGGCCAGCGGCTCTGCGCTGTAGCCATTACGTCTCGACCGCCAAGCGCAAGAATCAAGATGTATCGCTATCCGTGACCCTCGACCTGGCACCTGAAGCTCCGCGTGGTGAACTCGAGCAGGCCTTAGCAAGTGGGCGTAAGCACCACCCACGTCGAAGCATCGCCACGCATTTGGGTGAGCGCTTCCCGGAACGACTTACCGACTTTGTGCTAGCGAAAGCGGATGTACCGGCTAACACTCAGCTGGCAAATCTCAGCAAGCCACAGATGGATTGCCTGATTGCGACCATCAAAGCCTGCCCAATCCACATCACTGGCACGCTGCCACTCGAACAGGCCACCGTCACAGGTGGGGGCGTGAGTGTCAAGGAGATTGACCCGAAAACGATGCAGTCGAAACTCGTTCGCGGCCTGTACTTCTCTGGTGAAGTCATGGATGTTCACGCCCACACTGGGGGTTATAACATCACCGTCGCGTTCTCCACCGGTCATCTGGCGGGACAGAGCGCCGCGATGCAGGCGTTGGAACTGGTGACCACGCGCTGA